Proteins encoded together in one Falco peregrinus isolate bFalPer1 chromosome 2, bFalPer1.pri, whole genome shotgun sequence window:
- the SLC34A2 gene encoding sodium-dependent phosphate transport protein 2B isoform X2 — protein MAPWPEVEKPETNNYIGDSSKQNQNMAGKEGENHKGNVASLGNKGGIQPAFSTIALIDETRPEEDDPWALPELQDTGVKWSELDRKGKIIRVLYGIGKFVMLLGLLYMFVCSLDVLSSAFQLVGGKAAGDIFKDDSVLSNPVAGLVIGVLVTVMVQSSSTSSSIVVSMVSSTLLTVKSAIPIIMGANIGTSVTNTIVALMQAGDRNEFRRAFAAATIHDFFNWLAVFALLPIEVITGYLYHLTSVIVDSFQLESGEDAPELLKVITDPFTKLIIELDKSVINAIATNDESAKNKSLVKIWCVTESNVTLQNVTIPPSENCTSPDLCWTEGNVTWTMKNITETEYISKCQHLFADADLPDLAIGLILLALSLLVLCSCLVAIVKLLNSVLKGQVASIIKKTINTDFPFPFTWLAGYLAMLAGAGMTFVVQSSSVFTSAITPLVGIGVISIERSYPLTLGANIGTTTTAILAALASPGSTLKYSLQIALCHFFFNISGIILFYPLPFTRLPIRMCKTLGNTTAKYRWFAVFYLLVCFFLLPLFVFGLSLAGWGVLLGVCLPLFALFMAVVVINIMQSRRPHSLPEKLQNWDFLPVWMHSLEPWDNIIMSSLAFCGKHCCGFCKCCKVNAEQEGAKDKQLKTVEVYENTIAMSDEGGRRAPAAACVEKTGTNNTAL, from the exons ATGGCTCCCTGGCCTGAGGTGGAAAAGCCTGAAACCAATAACTATATTGGGGACTCTTCCAAACAGAACCAGAACATGGctgggaaagaaggagaaaatcaCAAAG GCAATGTGGCTTCACTTGGAAATAAAGGAGGAATCCAACCTGCGTTTTCCACAATAGCCTTGATAGATGAGACAAGGCCGGAAGAAGACGACCCATGGGCTCTGCCCGAACTGCAGGACACTGGGGTCAAGTGGTCAG aactggatagaaaaggaaaaatcattcGTGTACTCTACGGGATAGGGAAGTTTGTTATGCTACTTGGACTACTCTACATGTTTGTGTGTTCTCTGGATGTACTGAGCTCTGCTTTTCAACTGGTAGGAG GTAAAGCAGCAGgggatatttttaaagatgattCAGTGCTGTCTAATCCTGTCGCGGGACTGGTGATTGGAGTTCTGGTGACTGTTATGGTCCAGAGCTCCAGCACATCTTCATCCATTGTGGTCAGCATGGTGTCCTCCACGT tGCTGACTGTTAAATCAGCGATTCCTATCATAATGGGGGCAAACATTGGCACCTCAGTTACAAACACGATTGTGGCACTCATGCAAGCTGGGGACAGGAATGAATTTAGAAG GGCCTTTGCTGCGGCCACAATCCATGATTTCTTTAACTGGCTTGCTGTGTTTGCACTGTTGCCCATTGAAGTTATTACTGGCTATCTTTACCATCTCACCAGTGTTATAGTTGACTCCTTTCAGCTTGAAAGTGGTGAGGATGCCCCTGAGCTACTAAAAGTTATCACAGACCCCTTTACAAAGCTCATCATTGAG cttgatAAATCAGTAATAAATGCAATTGCTACAAATGATGAATcagcaaaaaacaaaagcctggTAAAGATTTGGTGTGTAACTGAAAGCAATGTG ACGCTGCAGAATGTCACAATTCCGCCTTCAGAAAACTGCACATCTCCTGACCTTTGCTGGACTGAAGGAAACGTGACATGGACCATGAAAAATATAACTGAAACAGAATATATCAGTAAAT gccAGCATCTCTTTGCAGACGCAGACCTGCCTGATCTTGCCATTGGCCTCATCCTTCTGGCTTTGTCCCTGCTTGTTCTGTGCTCCTGTTTGGTGGCAATCGTTAAGCTATTAAACTCTGTGCTTAAAGGACAAGTGGCAAGCATTATCAAGAAGACAATCAACACCG ATTTCCCATTTCCATTTACTTGGCTAGCTGGATACCTGGCTATGCTTGCAGGAGCTGGTATGACCTTTGTTGTCCAAAGCAGTTCTGTTTTCACATCTGCTATTACACCCCTTGTTG GCATTGGTGTTATAAGCATTGAGCGCTCTTATCCCCTTACCTTAGGAGCTAACATTGGCACAACCACAACAGCTATACTTGCAGCTTTAGCAAGTCCAGGGAGTACATTGAAATATTCATTGCAG attgCCTTGTGCCACTTTTTCTTCAATATCTCTGGGATTATTCTGTTTTACCCGCTACCTTTTACCCGGCTGCCAATCCGCATGTGCAAGACCTTGGGAAACACAACAGCCAAGTACAGAtggtttgctgtattttatcttctcgtctgcttctttcttttgcctttgtttGTATTTGGTCTGTCACTGGCAGGTTGGGGAGTTCTTTTGGGTGTTTGCCTTCCCCTGTTTGCTCTTTTTATGGCTGTGGTTGTGATTAATATTATGCAGTCGAGGCGACCGCATTCACTGCCTGAGAAGCTCCAAAACTGGGATTTCCTCCCCGTCTGGATGCACTCCCTAGAGCCCTGGGACAATATAATTATGTCTTCACTCGCCTTTTGTGGGAAACACTGCTGCGGCTTCTGCAAGTGCTGCAAAGTCAACGCAGAACAGGAAGGTGCCAAAGACAAGCAACTAAAAACTGTGGAGGTTTATGAAAACACAATTGCGATGTCTGATGAAGGTGGAAGAAGGgcaccagctgcagcttgtgTTGAAAAAACAGGCACAAACAACACGGCCTTATAG
- the SLC34A2 gene encoding sodium-dependent phosphate transport protein 2B isoform X1: MKANFAQHLSIYIAGFSGCPVDLFSLLSGNKEVAQIMAPWPEVEKPETNNYIGDSSKQNQNMAGKEGENHKGNVASLGNKGGIQPAFSTIALIDETRPEEDDPWALPELQDTGVKWSELDRKGKIIRVLYGIGKFVMLLGLLYMFVCSLDVLSSAFQLVGGKAAGDIFKDDSVLSNPVAGLVIGVLVTVMVQSSSTSSSIVVSMVSSTLLTVKSAIPIIMGANIGTSVTNTIVALMQAGDRNEFRRAFAAATIHDFFNWLAVFALLPIEVITGYLYHLTSVIVDSFQLESGEDAPELLKVITDPFTKLIIELDKSVINAIATNDESAKNKSLVKIWCVTESNVTLQNVTIPPSENCTSPDLCWTEGNVTWTMKNITETEYISKCQHLFADADLPDLAIGLILLALSLLVLCSCLVAIVKLLNSVLKGQVASIIKKTINTDFPFPFTWLAGYLAMLAGAGMTFVVQSSSVFTSAITPLVGIGVISIERSYPLTLGANIGTTTTAILAALASPGSTLKYSLQIALCHFFFNISGIILFYPLPFTRLPIRMCKTLGNTTAKYRWFAVFYLLVCFFLLPLFVFGLSLAGWGVLLGVCLPLFALFMAVVVINIMQSRRPHSLPEKLQNWDFLPVWMHSLEPWDNIIMSSLAFCGKHCCGFCKCCKVNAEQEGAKDKQLKTVEVYENTIAMSDEGGRRAPAAACVEKTGTNNTAL; encoded by the exons ATGAAAGCAAACTTTGCTCAACACCTGTCTATATATATTGCAGGTTTCAGTGGCTGCCCAGTTGATCTGTTCTCTCTGTTGTCTGGGAATAAAGAAGTG GCACAGATCATGGCTCCCTGGCCTGAGGTGGAAAAGCCTGAAACCAATAACTATATTGGGGACTCTTCCAAACAGAACCAGAACATGGctgggaaagaaggagaaaatcaCAAAG GCAATGTGGCTTCACTTGGAAATAAAGGAGGAATCCAACCTGCGTTTTCCACAATAGCCTTGATAGATGAGACAAGGCCGGAAGAAGACGACCCATGGGCTCTGCCCGAACTGCAGGACACTGGGGTCAAGTGGTCAG aactggatagaaaaggaaaaatcattcGTGTACTCTACGGGATAGGGAAGTTTGTTATGCTACTTGGACTACTCTACATGTTTGTGTGTTCTCTGGATGTACTGAGCTCTGCTTTTCAACTGGTAGGAG GTAAAGCAGCAGgggatatttttaaagatgattCAGTGCTGTCTAATCCTGTCGCGGGACTGGTGATTGGAGTTCTGGTGACTGTTATGGTCCAGAGCTCCAGCACATCTTCATCCATTGTGGTCAGCATGGTGTCCTCCACGT tGCTGACTGTTAAATCAGCGATTCCTATCATAATGGGGGCAAACATTGGCACCTCAGTTACAAACACGATTGTGGCACTCATGCAAGCTGGGGACAGGAATGAATTTAGAAG GGCCTTTGCTGCGGCCACAATCCATGATTTCTTTAACTGGCTTGCTGTGTTTGCACTGTTGCCCATTGAAGTTATTACTGGCTATCTTTACCATCTCACCAGTGTTATAGTTGACTCCTTTCAGCTTGAAAGTGGTGAGGATGCCCCTGAGCTACTAAAAGTTATCACAGACCCCTTTACAAAGCTCATCATTGAG cttgatAAATCAGTAATAAATGCAATTGCTACAAATGATGAATcagcaaaaaacaaaagcctggTAAAGATTTGGTGTGTAACTGAAAGCAATGTG ACGCTGCAGAATGTCACAATTCCGCCTTCAGAAAACTGCACATCTCCTGACCTTTGCTGGACTGAAGGAAACGTGACATGGACCATGAAAAATATAACTGAAACAGAATATATCAGTAAAT gccAGCATCTCTTTGCAGACGCAGACCTGCCTGATCTTGCCATTGGCCTCATCCTTCTGGCTTTGTCCCTGCTTGTTCTGTGCTCCTGTTTGGTGGCAATCGTTAAGCTATTAAACTCTGTGCTTAAAGGACAAGTGGCAAGCATTATCAAGAAGACAATCAACACCG ATTTCCCATTTCCATTTACTTGGCTAGCTGGATACCTGGCTATGCTTGCAGGAGCTGGTATGACCTTTGTTGTCCAAAGCAGTTCTGTTTTCACATCTGCTATTACACCCCTTGTTG GCATTGGTGTTATAAGCATTGAGCGCTCTTATCCCCTTACCTTAGGAGCTAACATTGGCACAACCACAACAGCTATACTTGCAGCTTTAGCAAGTCCAGGGAGTACATTGAAATATTCATTGCAG attgCCTTGTGCCACTTTTTCTTCAATATCTCTGGGATTATTCTGTTTTACCCGCTACCTTTTACCCGGCTGCCAATCCGCATGTGCAAGACCTTGGGAAACACAACAGCCAAGTACAGAtggtttgctgtattttatcttctcgtctgcttctttcttttgcctttgtttGTATTTGGTCTGTCACTGGCAGGTTGGGGAGTTCTTTTGGGTGTTTGCCTTCCCCTGTTTGCTCTTTTTATGGCTGTGGTTGTGATTAATATTATGCAGTCGAGGCGACCGCATTCACTGCCTGAGAAGCTCCAAAACTGGGATTTCCTCCCCGTCTGGATGCACTCCCTAGAGCCCTGGGACAATATAATTATGTCTTCACTCGCCTTTTGTGGGAAACACTGCTGCGGCTTCTGCAAGTGCTGCAAAGTCAACGCAGAACAGGAAGGTGCCAAAGACAAGCAACTAAAAACTGTGGAGGTTTATGAAAACACAATTGCGATGTCTGATGAAGGTGGAAGAAGGgcaccagctgcagcttgtgTTGAAAAAACAGGCACAAACAACACGGCCTTATAG